In the Streptomyces sp. WMMC940 genome, TCTGGATCCGGCCGTCCGTGAAGGCCCTGGCGACCCGGTACTCGGTCATGTAGCCGTAGCCGCCGTGCAGCTGCAGACAGCGGTCGGCGACCCGCTTCTGCAGCTCCGTCGCCCACCATTTGGCCATCGACGCGTGCACCGCGTCGAGCTGCCCGTCGGAGTGGTCGGCGATGCAGCGGTCGAGGAACGCCCGGGTGACGGCGCACTCGGTGGCCATCTCGGCTATCTCGAAGCGGATGTGCTGGAGCTTCGCCAGCGGACGGCCGAACGCCTCGCGCTCCTTCACGTACCGCGTCGTGATCTCCAGCAGGTACTCGGCCGCCGCGATGCCGGCGACCGCGATGTTCAGCCGCTCCTGGGCCAGGTTGGTCATCAGGTGGGCGAAAGCGCCGTTGAGCTGCCCGAGGAGGTTCTCCTTCGGGACCCGCACGTCGTTGAAGAACAGCTCCGCCGTGTCCTGCGCCTTCTGGCCGATCTTGTCGAGGTTGCGGCCGCGTTCGAAGCCCTCCGTACCCCGCTCGACGACCAGCAGCGACAGCCCCTTGGCACCCCCCTCGGGCGTGGTCCTGGCGACGACGACCACCAGGTCGGCGAGGATGCCGTTGGAGATGAACGTCTTGGACCCGTTGAGCAGCCAGTGGTCGCCGCGGTCCTCGGCGGCGGTGCGGATGCCCTGGAGGTCGGAGCCCGCACCCGGCTCGGTCATCGCGATGGCCGTGATGATCTCGCCGCTGCAGAATCCGGGCAGCCAGCGCCGCTTCTGCTCCTCGGTCGCGAGGGAGGTGAGGTACGGGCCGATGATGTCGTTGTGCAGCCCTATCGCGAGGCCCGGGGCGCCGGCCCGGGTGAACTCCTCGGCCAGGACGGCGCTGTAGCGGAAGTCGGTGTTCCCTCCGCCGCCGTACTCCTCGGGCACGGCCAGTCCCAGCAGACCCTGCCGGCCGGCCGCCAGCCAGGCGTCGCGCGAGACGATGCCGTCCTTCTCCCACTGGTCGTAGTGGGGCAGCACCTCCTTGCCGATGAAGGTGCGCACGGTCTCGCGGAACGCGTCGTGCTCGGCGTCGAAGATCTGTCGTTTCATGCCTGAAGCCCCTTAGAGCCGGCTGCGGTCGGGTCGGGTCGGGTCACGTCGGCGCCCAGGATGCCGGGAACGCCCCAGTCACGGGCGATCTCCTCGGTGTCGGCGCCGGGCTGCGCGGGCGGGCGGCGGACGGCGCCCGGAGTGACGGAGAAACGGGGGGCCGGGGCCGGCTGGATGATCCCGCCGTCGTCCGTGAAGGTGCCGCGCGCCACCAGGTGCGGGTGTCCGGGAGCCTCGCGCAGCGAGAGCACCGGCGCCACGCAGGCGTCCGAGCCCTCGAAGACCGCGGTCCACTCGTCCCGCGTCCTCGTGCGGAAGCGCTCGGCGACGGCGGCGCGCAGTTCCCCCCAGCGGGCGAAGTCCTTGCGGGCGGGCGCCTCGCCCTCGATGCCCAGCAGTCCGATGAACTCGTCGTAGAACTGCTGCTCGAGCGCACCGACCGCCATGTACCGGCCGTCGGCGGTCTCGTAGTTCCCGTAGAAGGGGCAGCCGCCGTCGAGGAGGTTCGCGCCCCGGCGGTCCTGCCAGCCGCCCGCGGCCATCATCCCGTGGATCATCGTGGCGAGGTGCGCGGCACCGTCGACGATCGCCGCGTCCACGACCTGGCCGGTGCCGCCGGGGGTGCGGGCGTGCCGCAGTGCGGCCAGGACGCCGATGACGAGGTACAGCGAGCCGCCCGCGTAGTCGCCGACGAGGTTCGCGGGGACCGCCGGCGCCTCGTCCGCCTTCCCGATCATGCCGAGGGTGCCGGTGATCGCGATGTAGGCGATGTCGTGGCCGGCGCGCTGGGCGAGCGGTCCCTCCTGGCCCCAGCCGGTCATCCGGCCGTAGACCAGCTCGGGGTTGCGGGCGTGGCACTCCTCGGGCCCGACCCCGAGCCGCTCGGCCACCCCGGGGCGGTAGCCCTCGATGAGCACGTCCGCGCGCTCCACGAGGTCGAGGACCCGCTCGGCGCCTCCGTCGGCCTTGAGGTCGATGAGTACGGACCTCTTGTTCCGGTTGGTGAGGTCGTGGGCGGGGTCGATCGCGAGCCCCGAGCCGCCGGGCCGGTCGACGCGCACGACATCGGCGCCCAGGTCGGCGAGCAGCATGGCGGCGAACGGGCCGGGCC is a window encoding:
- a CDS encoding acyl-CoA dehydrogenase family protein, producing MKRQIFDAEHDAFRETVRTFIGKEVLPHYDQWEKDGIVSRDAWLAAGRQGLLGLAVPEEYGGGGNTDFRYSAVLAEEFTRAGAPGLAIGLHNDIIGPYLTSLATEEQKRRWLPGFCSGEIITAIAMTEPGAGSDLQGIRTAAEDRGDHWLLNGSKTFISNGILADLVVVVARTTPEGGAKGLSLLVVERGTEGFERGRNLDKIGQKAQDTAELFFNDVRVPKENLLGQLNGAFAHLMTNLAQERLNIAVAGIAAAEYLLEITTRYVKEREAFGRPLAKLQHIRFEIAEMATECAVTRAFLDRCIADHSDGQLDAVHASMAKWWATELQKRVADRCLQLHGGYGYMTEYRVARAFTDGRIQTIYGGTTEIMKEIVGRALLS
- a CDS encoding CaiB/BaiF CoA transferase family protein → MAATGNGPPGGPLAGVRVVELAGIGPGPFAAMLLADLGADVVRVDRPGGSGLAIDPAHDLTNRNKRSVLIDLKADGGAERVLDLVERADVLIEGYRPGVAERLGVGPEECHARNPELVYGRMTGWGQEGPLAQRAGHDIAYIAITGTLGMIGKADEAPAVPANLVGDYAGGSLYLVIGVLAALRHARTPGGTGQVVDAAIVDGAAHLATMIHGMMAAGGWQDRRGANLLDGGCPFYGNYETADGRYMAVGALEQQFYDEFIGLLGIEGEAPARKDFARWGELRAAVAERFRTRTRDEWTAVFEGSDACVAPVLSLREAPGHPHLVARGTFTDDGGIIQPAPAPRFSVTPGAVRRPPAQPGADTEEIARDWGVPGILGADVTRPDPTAAGSKGLQA